A region of Streptomyces sp. NBC_01267 DNA encodes the following proteins:
- a CDS encoding MFS transporter, protein MSSTAPPTAEGTKAIPTAGGLTHRQILTILSGLMLGMFLAALDQTIVSTSIRTIADDLHGLSQQAWATTAYLITSTITTPLYGKLSDLHGRKPYFLAAITIFIVGSALCTFSTSMNELAAFRAFQGIGAGGLMSLALAIIGDIVPPRERARYQGYMLATFATSSVAGPLIGGFLAGQHSILGITGWRWVFLVNVPIGIFALFVVAKVLNIPHVRRNRRIDWWGALTIAVGVVPLLLVAEQGRDWGWGSTRSLACYGIGVVGIIAWVFVERWMGDDALIPMRLFRNGTFSKTSLLGVLIGMGMFGGMLMIPQYLQIVKGASPTKSGLEMLPLMLGMIISSIAAGQVTSKTGRYKIFPVIGTVLMVAAMLLFHFRVQWDTPLWQTMIYMLVFGLGLGCCMQTLVLAVQNAVPPKDMGVATASSTFFRQMGATAGTAIFLSVLFSNVGGKISSAFQSAAHTPQFQAALHDPAVLSNPANKPVLDMLKNPGAGGGASVLSDSSFIQKLDPRLAEPFKQGFADSMHVVFLLGAGVIVLAFLLVLFIKEVPLRQVSGLEARAAEDAESAGTGAETAVAAEPTHEAAPTALAEAAGTGHGHHRRADTLPADGPGLPGPAVHGQVRDSDGDTVPQAVVTLIDVGGRQLSRTSSGDDGSYSLGTPGSGTYILIGSAGARQPQAATVAVGNEPLRFDLLLSGAATLSGVIRNAVGGAALPGALVVATDLRGEVVASGKAGADGGFELRELVPGSYTLAVSSDGFRPSAVPVEVASGASNWYEVPLSPGARVSGTVRTPGGRPLEDANVTLIDVAGNVIHTATTGSDGTFGFTDLDQGEYTVIASGYAPVATPLRINGADHADFDVALGHEPAN, encoded by the coding sequence CGACCTGCACGGGCTGAGCCAGCAGGCCTGGGCGACCACCGCCTATCTGATCACCTCGACGATCACCACGCCGCTGTACGGCAAGCTGTCCGACCTCCACGGCCGCAAGCCCTACTTCCTCGCCGCGATCACCATCTTCATCGTCGGTTCGGCGCTGTGCACCTTCTCCACCTCGATGAACGAGCTGGCCGCCTTCCGCGCCTTCCAGGGCATCGGCGCGGGTGGTCTGATGTCGCTCGCGCTGGCGATCATCGGTGACATCGTGCCCCCGCGCGAACGGGCCCGCTATCAGGGCTACATGCTCGCCACCTTCGCCACCTCCAGCGTGGCCGGCCCGCTGATCGGCGGCTTCCTGGCCGGTCAGCACTCCATCCTGGGCATCACGGGCTGGCGCTGGGTCTTCCTGGTCAACGTCCCGATCGGGATCTTCGCGCTGTTCGTCGTCGCGAAGGTGCTGAACATCCCCCACGTACGCCGCAACCGCCGGATCGACTGGTGGGGCGCTCTCACCATCGCCGTCGGTGTGGTGCCGCTGCTGCTCGTCGCGGAGCAGGGCCGGGACTGGGGCTGGGGTTCGACGCGGTCGCTCGCCTGTTACGGGATCGGCGTCGTCGGCATCATCGCCTGGGTCTTCGTGGAACGCTGGATGGGGGACGACGCACTGATCCCGATGCGGCTGTTCCGCAACGGGACGTTCAGCAAGACCAGCCTGCTCGGCGTGCTCATCGGCATGGGCATGTTCGGCGGGATGCTGATGATCCCGCAGTACCTCCAGATCGTGAAGGGCGCCAGCCCCACCAAGTCCGGCCTGGAAATGCTGCCGTTGATGCTGGGCATGATCATCAGCTCGATCGCGGCAGGCCAGGTCACGTCGAAGACCGGCCGGTACAAGATCTTCCCGGTCATCGGCACCGTGCTGATGGTCGCGGCGATGCTGCTGTTCCACTTCCGCGTGCAGTGGGACACCCCGCTGTGGCAGACCATGATCTACATGCTGGTCTTCGGCCTCGGCCTCGGTTGCTGCATGCAGACCCTGGTGCTCGCGGTGCAGAACGCCGTACCGCCGAAGGACATGGGTGTGGCGACCGCGTCGTCCACCTTCTTCCGGCAGATGGGTGCCACCGCCGGTACCGCGATCTTCCTGTCGGTGCTCTTCAGCAATGTCGGCGGCAAGATCTCCTCGGCGTTCCAGTCCGCCGCGCACACCCCGCAGTTCCAGGCCGCGCTGCACGACCCGGCCGTCCTGTCGAACCCGGCCAACAAGCCGGTGCTCGACATGCTGAAGAACCCGGGTGCGGGCGGCGGTGCGAGCGTCCTCAGCGACTCCTCGTTCATCCAGAAGCTGGACCCGCGCCTCGCCGAACCCTTCAAGCAGGGCTTCGCCGACTCCATGCACGTGGTCTTCCTGCTGGGTGCGGGCGTCATCGTGCTGGCCTTCCTGCTGGTGCTGTTCATCAAGGAGGTGCCGCTGCGCCAGGTCTCCGGTCTTGAGGCCCGCGCGGCGGAGGACGCCGAGAGCGCGGGCACCGGCGCCGAAACCGCGGTGGCCGCCGAGCCCACGCACGAGGCCGCACCGACGGCCCTCGCCGAGGCCGCCGGAACGGGCCACGGTCACCACCGCCGCGCCGACACGCTCCCCGCGGACGGGCCCGGCCTTCCCGGCCCCGCCGTGCACGGCCAGGTCCGCGACAGCGACGGCGACACGGTGCCGCAGGCCGTGGTCACCCTCATCGACGTCGGCGGCCGACAGCTCAGCCGCACGTCGAGCGGTGACGACGGCAGCTACTCCCTCGGTACGCCCGGCAGCGGGACCTACATCCTGATCGGCTCGGCGGGGGCCCGGCAGCCGCAGGCGGCCACCGTGGCCGTCGGCAACGAACCGCTCCGCTTCGACCTGCTGCTCAGCGGGGCGGCGACGCTCTCCGGCGTGATCCGGAACGCGGTGGGCGGCGCCGCACTGCCCGGCGCGCTGGTCGTGGCCACCGATCTGCGCGGCGAGGTCGTCGCTTCCGGCAAGGCCGGTGCCGACGGCGGCTTCGAGCTGCGCGAACTCGTCCCGGGCAGCTACACCCTGGCGGTCAGCTCGGACGGGTTCCGTCCGTCCGCCGTGCCCGTCGAGGTCGCCAGTGGCGCCTCGAACTGGTACGAGGTGCCGCTCTCGCCCGGAGCCCGGGTCAGCGGCACCGTGCGCACCCCCGGCGGCCGGCCGCTGGAGGACGCCAACGTCACCCTGATCGACGTCGCCGGCAACGTGATCCACACGGCCACCACCGGATCGGACGGCACCTTCGGGTTCACCGATCTCGACCAGGGCGAGTACACGGTGATCGCCAGCGGTTACGCACCGGTCGCCACACCGCTGCGGATCAACGGCGCCGACCACGCCGACTTCGATGTGGCCCTCGGCCACGAGCCGGCCAACTGA
- a CDS encoding S41 family peptidase, with amino-acid sequence MSQVDAGDAAYLRFPHLHGDLLCFATEDDLWVAPLVAEGVRPDRARRITVDRTRVGQPRFSPDGRHLAYTSWRSLDPEIHLAPVEGGPSRRLTYWGSLDTRVCGWTPEGDILAVTSHSQPFSYFSWAYTVGTDGSPGSKLPWGPVHDIAIGDIGGERRTLLLTGKPPHEPAVWKRYRGGATGRLWLHGERLLADIGGHLACPMLVDGRVAFLSDHEGIGNLYSCLPDGTDLRRHTDHATSYARNASTDGHRVVYQCAGDLWLADDLSPGAVPRKLDIRTGGPRTGRRSYQIPASSNVDGLSVDETGRASAVVVRGSLYWLTHRDGPARTLADTPGVRVRLPEMLGSAGQVVYVTDAEGEDAIELAYMPRASGDLPPRRLASGGLGRVQELVSDPEGERLAIASHDGRLLLLTVPDDDAAADTAAPGPATGDSATAGSATADGTEPQPGVGVPAPPGEVTELIRSLNGPVRDLAFSPDGTWLTWSHPGIGRSLRQIKMAKIAGPMAPTVVDVTNGRFEDENPVFTSDGRYLAFLSWRGFDPVYDVHTGDLSFPLGCRPYLVPLSSTTPSPFALSPDGRPAAGGLDPVEDVGDVGDGIRMLVEIEGLENRVTPFPVPASKYSALCPVSGGGLVWLRWPISGALGETFANPADTSGRPTLEHFDIAKARKAELVGHLDWFAISGDGSRLVVVDEGDLRAVPATEPGDNDTTVYLDLRRILHEVDPPAEWRQAYDEAGRIIRSYFWEPDMCGIDWPEILAQYRPLVERVASPDEFADLLREVLGELGTSHAYVTPARRNEGPPHYQRAMGLLGANLVCRDGAWLVQRILPGDSSDSKARSPLAGTGIREGSALTHVDGRPVDPVAGPYPLLAAAGGTTVELTFRPPGSEGRSRRVAVVPLIDERPLRYQDWVAKRRAVVRELSDGRCGYLHIPDMGGSGWAQFNRDLRLEVSRPALIVDVRGNAGGHISELVVEKLTRRILGWDLTRDAQPVSYASNAPRGPVVALADEATSSDGDMITAAFRLLNLGPVVGQRTWGGVVGMTGRHQLGDGTVITVPMNAAWFDAYGWSVENHGVEPDIEALRTPLDWAEGRHAQLDDAVWTALDLLAAHPAAAPPDYTAVPDKRRPELPPR; translated from the coding sequence GTGAGCCAAGTCGATGCAGGCGATGCCGCGTACCTCCGCTTCCCGCACCTCCACGGCGATCTGCTGTGCTTCGCGACCGAGGACGACCTCTGGGTCGCCCCGCTCGTCGCGGAAGGCGTGCGTCCCGACCGGGCCCGGCGGATCACCGTCGACCGGACCAGGGTCGGCCAGCCGCGTTTCTCCCCGGACGGCAGACACCTCGCGTACACGAGCTGGCGCAGCCTCGACCCGGAGATCCATCTGGCCCCGGTGGAGGGCGGCCCGTCCCGGCGGCTGACCTACTGGGGCTCGCTCGACACCCGGGTCTGCGGCTGGACCCCCGAGGGCGACATCCTGGCCGTGACCTCGCACAGCCAGCCGTTCTCGTACTTCAGCTGGGCCTACACCGTCGGCACGGACGGCTCCCCCGGCTCGAAACTGCCCTGGGGCCCGGTCCACGACATCGCGATCGGCGACATCGGCGGTGAGCGCCGCACGCTCCTGCTCACCGGGAAGCCACCGCACGAACCGGCCGTCTGGAAGCGCTACCGGGGTGGTGCGACGGGCCGCCTCTGGCTGCACGGGGAGCGGCTGCTCGCCGACATCGGGGGGCATCTGGCCTGCCCGATGCTGGTGGACGGCCGGGTCGCGTTCCTCTCCGACCACGAGGGCATCGGCAACCTCTACTCCTGCCTGCCGGACGGCACGGACCTGCGCCGCCACACCGACCACGCCACCTCGTACGCCCGGAACGCGTCCACCGACGGCCACCGGGTGGTCTACCAGTGCGCGGGCGACCTCTGGCTGGCCGACGACCTGTCTCCCGGAGCGGTGCCGCGCAAGCTGGACATCCGGACCGGCGGACCGCGCACGGGCCGCCGCAGCTACCAGATCCCGGCGTCGAGCAACGTCGACGGGCTGTCCGTCGACGAGACGGGCCGGGCGAGCGCCGTCGTCGTACGCGGCAGCCTGTACTGGCTCACCCACCGCGACGGCCCGGCCCGCACCCTCGCCGACACCCCGGGGGTACGGGTCCGCCTCCCCGAGATGCTCGGCAGCGCGGGCCAGGTCGTCTACGTCACCGACGCGGAGGGCGAGGACGCGATCGAGCTCGCGTACATGCCACGCGCCAGCGGCGACCTGCCGCCCAGAAGGCTCGCGTCGGGCGGGCTCGGCCGGGTCCAGGAGCTGGTCTCGGACCCGGAGGGCGAACGGCTGGCGATCGCCTCGCACGACGGGCGGCTGCTGCTGCTCACCGTGCCGGACGACGACGCGGCTGCCGACACCGCCGCTCCCGGCCCTGCGACTGGCGACTCCGCGACTGCCGGCTCCGCGACTGCCGACGGGACGGAGCCGCAGCCCGGCGTCGGCGTGCCCGCGCCGCCCGGCGAGGTCACCGAACTCATCCGCTCCCTGAACGGCCCGGTCCGCGACCTCGCCTTCTCCCCCGACGGCACCTGGCTGACCTGGTCCCACCCGGGCATCGGACGCTCCCTGCGGCAGATCAAGATGGCGAAGATCGCCGGGCCGATGGCCCCCACGGTCGTCGATGTCACCAACGGCCGCTTCGAGGACGAGAACCCGGTCTTCACCAGCGACGGCCGCTACCTCGCGTTCCTGTCCTGGCGGGGCTTCGACCCGGTGTACGACGTCCACACCGGGGACCTGTCCTTCCCGCTGGGCTGCCGCCCGTATCTGGTGCCGCTCTCCTCCACGACCCCCTCGCCCTTCGCGCTGTCCCCCGACGGCCGTCCGGCAGCGGGCGGCCTCGACCCGGTCGAGGACGTGGGGGACGTGGGGGACGGCATCAGGATGCTGGTGGAGATCGAGGGCCTGGAGAACCGGGTCACCCCGTTCCCGGTGCCCGCGTCCAAGTACTCGGCGCTCTGCCCGGTCAGCGGAGGCGGCCTCGTCTGGCTGCGCTGGCCGATCTCGGGCGCCCTCGGCGAGACCTTCGCCAACCCGGCCGACACCTCGGGGCGCCCCACGCTCGAACACTTCGACATCGCCAAGGCCCGCAAGGCCGAACTGGTCGGCCATCTCGACTGGTTCGCGATCAGCGGCGACGGCAGCCGCCTGGTCGTGGTGGACGAGGGCGACCTGCGGGCCGTCCCCGCCACCGAACCCGGCGACAACGACACCACGGTCTATCTGGACCTGCGCCGCATCCTGCACGAGGTGGACCCGCCGGCGGAGTGGCGCCAGGCGTACGACGAGGCGGGCCGCATCATCCGCTCCTACTTCTGGGAGCCGGACATGTGCGGCATCGACTGGCCGGAGATCCTGGCGCAGTACCGCCCGCTCGTCGAACGGGTCGCGTCCCCCGACGAGTTCGCGGATCTGCTGCGCGAGGTGCTGGGCGAACTGGGCACCTCGCACGCGTACGTCACCCCCGCCCGCCGCAACGAAGGCCCCCCGCACTACCAGCGCGCGATGGGCCTGCTCGGCGCGAACCTGGTGTGCCGGGACGGCGCCTGGCTGGTCCAGCGGATCCTGCCGGGCGACTCCTCCGACTCCAAGGCCCGCTCCCCGCTGGCCGGTACGGGGATCCGCGAGGGCTCCGCGCTCACCCATGTGGACGGCCGCCCGGTGGACCCGGTGGCCGGCCCCTACCCGCTGCTGGCCGCCGCGGGCGGCACCACGGTCGAGCTGACCTTCCGCCCGCCCGGCAGCGAGGGCCGCTCCCGCCGGGTCGCGGTGGTCCCGCTGATCGACGAACGCCCGCTGCGCTACCAGGACTGGGTGGCCAAACGGCGCGCGGTGGTACGGGAGTTGAGCGACGGCCGGTGCGGCTACCTGCACATCCCCGACATGGGCGGCTCGGGCTGGGCACAGTTCAACCGGGACCTGCGCCTGGAGGTCTCCCGGCCCGCACTGATCGTGGACGTACGCGGCAACGCGGGCGGACACATCAGCGAGCTGGTGGTCGAGAAGCTCACCCGCAGGATCCTCGGCTGGGACCTCACCCGTGACGCCCAGCCGGTCTCGTACGCCTCGAACGCACCGCGCGGCCCGGTGGTCGCCCTGGCCGACGAGGCCACCTCCTCGGACGGCGACATGATCACGGCGGCCTTCCGCCTGCTGAACCTGGGCCCGGTGGTGGGCCAGCGCACCTGGGGCGGCGTGGTCGGCATGACCGGCCGCCACCAGCTCGGCGACGGCACGGTGATCACGGTGCCGATGAACGCGGCCTGGTTCGACGCGTACGGCTGGTCGGTCGAGAACCACGGCGTGGAACCGGACATCGAGGCCCTGCGCACCCCGCTGGACTGGGCGGAGGGGCGCCACGCACAGCTGGACGACGCGGTATGGACGGCACTCGACCTCCTGGCCGCCCACCCGGCGGCGGCCCCACCGGACTACACCGCGGTCCCGGACAAGAGGCGCCCGGAACTGCCGCCCCGGTAG